AGAATTGTTGCTTTTGTATTCAGGGACTATTAGTTTGACTTTTTTTACAATTTGGTAGGTGTCAAATTGGTTGTATGCTTCGTAAATGCTATTCATGATATTGTCAACCATAACATATTCGACTGGAGTCAAGTTTGCCAATTTTATTTTTTCATTGGGGGTTTCTATCAAGTTTTCGTCTTTCATCAGCATTTCTTCCGTTAGTTTTTCTCCGGGTCTCAAACCTGTATAAATAATATCTATATCGCCGTTAGGTGTGTGTCCGCTGAGTTTAATCATTTTGTGAGCAAGGTCTGCAATTTTCACAGGTTTTCCCATGTCGAACATAAAAATATTTCCGCCATTGCCAAAAGCAGATGCTTGAAGTACTAATTGGCATGCTTCGGGTATGGTCATAAAATATCTTTCTATGTCTTTGTGGGTAACGGTAACAGGACCTCCGTCTTTAATTTGTTTTTTAAACAAATGTATAACCGAGCCGTTGCTGCCCAAAACATTTCCAAATCGTGTAATAATAAATTTAGTTTTATTATTTGGGTCGTTATTTATACCTTGGCAAATTATTTCGGCGACTCGTTTTGTAGCACCCATAAAGTTGGTAGGGTTAACGGCTTTATCGGTAGAAATCATGATGAACTTGTCGCAATTATATTCTTTTGCAAGAGATGCCGTTATATATGTTCCAATAATATTAGCAGTTACAGCCGAAATAGGGTTACTTTCCATCATAGGAACGTGTTTGTAAGCAGCGGCGTGGTACACTATATCGGGTTTGTACTTGTCAAAAATGTGTTTAAGCATAACACTATCCGACACGCTACAAATTTGGAAGTCTATAATTTTATAAAAATCGGGGCAGTTTTTAAACATTTCAAGTTGTAACTCGTGCAATGGAGTTTCGGCTTGGTCTATTAATACAACTCGCTTAGGCGAAAAATTACTTATTTGTCTGACAATTTCGCTTCCAATGCTTCCTGCGGCTCCAGTAACAAAAACAACTTTATCCTTAATAAAAGCTTCAATTTCTTCAAGGTTTAATTTAATTTCTTTGCGTTCGAGCAGGTCGTTAATTTTAATTTCCTTAATTTTTGAAAGTGAAAGTTGTTTGTCCAACCAACTGCTTAAAGGCGGTATTTCTTTTACTTTAACGTTGTTTAAATTTACTAAGTTGTTTAATATTTCAACTCTTTCTTTCTCAGAAATATTTAATATAGCAAAAATTATCTCCTCTATTTTCAGTTTTTCAACCAACTCATTGTTGAGCTCTGAAGGACTATATATTTTAACACCGTTAATAACTTTACCCTGAAGTTTTGGTGATGCATCGACAAACCCCACTACTTTCAGGTTACTTTTATCTTTGGCGCTGTTGATAACTTTTTGTGTTACGCGTCCTGCATCTCCTGCACCGTATATTATTATGTTTATCTGGTTACCGTTGTTGTTTTTGGTGAAGTAATGAAAAGTAAGTTTTACAGAAAATCGGAATACAAGCAGTAAAACAAAAATAACAACATTGGTTATAAAAATTAAAGTTAGCGATAAATCGATGTTAAAGTTATAGTTGGTAAGAAAATTGAGGTATATGTACGCTACAATTTCTATTGTTATAGCTATTGCTAATGCTTTTATTATTTTTAATGAATCGTTGATGTCGCTGTGTCTGACAATGCCTTTGTAAGTGCCTATAATTAAAAATCCCACAATTGACGATACGCTAATTACAACAGTATTATGAGTCATAAACCAGCAGTAGTTGCTTAAATCGTAGAAGTAGAAACTGTAAAGTAAAATGTTAACGAATAGGGATGAAAAAACAACGATAACAACATCAATGAAAAGCACAAGCCATCGAGGTACTATCTTGCCTGATATTTTCTTGAAGAAATCATGTAAAAAACCTTTCATTTCTCTGGGTGTCTTTTGGTATAAAAAATAAATTATGAGTGATCAGCCTACAATAATCGTGCAAAGATACAAAATTAATATAAATAGTTGCATATTATCTTCGTTTTATTTTTTCAGCCCATATCAGCCACATCACGAATATCACAAAGTAGAAAAATGTTTTGAATATATAATTATGGAAAAAGGCGAAATGATAGGGAAGTTGGGTAACAATAAGGGTAAGCCCTGTAATTCGGATAAGGTTGGCTATGTGTATAGCGATAAGACCTAAGGGAATGTACCAAAGCTTATGCTTGAATGGCCCAGGGAACAAAAGCATTAAAAAAATCCAATGCAGCCACTGTTTGAGAGTTGTGCATCCAGGACTGACTTCAACTGTAAAAGTGTGACCTTTTACTGTATCGACTGTAATTTGTATTCCTTCTGTTGTGTGTGGTTGTTTGAAAATATGCGTCAAAATCCAGTCGCTTTGTTTGGTTACAACGACAGAGGCTTTATCGAATAATGCGTTAACTTGGTTTTGAAACGGGTAATAGTCATTTTTACTCCAGAATATGTATATGTAGTGAAATGAAAATAATAATATTGCAAAGATTACAATATCTTTAATTATTCTTTTTTGTTTTTTGTTTAGTTTTTTGAATTTCAAGGTATTACGTGTTTCGTGTTGCGGGGTTTGCGGGAGTAGCTTTTAGCCCTTAGCCTTTAGCCTTTAGCCATTAGCTAGATATAATCAATAGCCAAGGGCTAACAGCTAAAAGCCAATAGCCACTAATCATCGCGATCTTCGTCTATATTTTGGAAAGAAGTCGTCTTCTTCCACACTAAGTTTGGCGTATTCTTCGGGTTTATGAATTAGGTGTAGCGTGTAGAATGGTCGGTACATGCTGCCAAAGCCCATTTTAAACCTAAATAGTCCGTCATCGTTGCTATTGTTTACACCACCGCCTAAACATATGTATTCTGCTTTTAGTTTCTTACCTAAAACTATTGCGTAATGTATCATTAGCTTTGAAGGACTATCTTTTACATAATCATTTTCGGTTCCACCAAAAAGATATTGCATGTTTTTGTTGGCAACAGAAAATAAGCCGCCGGAAACGTATTTGCCATTGGGTGAAAGAATACTTATAAAGTGCATTTTGTCGCCCAAAATTGAAATTAGTTTTGTAAAGTAAGATAATGGGAAGAAATAATAACTTTGGGCTTTATTTCTTTCCATAGTTTGTATATACGACTTGTAAAAATCGTCTAAGAAACTGTAATCGTTGAGTTTAACGGTATATTTATCAGATATTAGTTTATTAATATTTCGCGTATGGTTTTTAGAAAACCCTTTTTGTACAGTTTCTATGGATTTATTTAGAGGAATGTATGCAATATTGCTACGCTTGATAATGTAATTGCTTGGTTCAAAACTTTTTACGCAATTGTTAAAAGGGTGCAATCTGATAAAAGATGTGAAATAGCCATCGTTACAAGCTTCTTCGTTAAAGTTTTCTATAGCTTCGGCAAAGAAGTCTTTGTTAATGTTGTTTCCGCAAAAACCTGTATATCCGTAGGGACTGATTAGATCGCGTTTTCTCAGATTAGGAATCTCTCTATCTATGAGAGGAAAAAGTATTTCTGAATTGTTTTTTTTGAAATACCAGGCAAGCGGTTCTCCTTTTATGTGCTTGGATTCTAGTGAAGTATATTCGGGTAGGCAATAAAAATCGTTGGGGAACTCGACAGATAGTGATTTCCAAATATTATTGTCGGTACTTATGAAAGGCATTTATCGGCTGTCTGTTCAAATTTACACAAAAATTCTGTCAAGTACGGAAAAAACTCTATCAAAGTCGTTTTCAGTCATTTTACTATCTGATGGCAAGCACAGTCCGTTATTAAAGAGATATTCGGCGGTGTTATTGCCAAAAAAAGAGCAAGATTCAAAAACAGGTTGCATATGCATAGGTTTCCATAAGGGTCTGGATTCAATATTGTCTTCTGCTAGGGCAAGTCTGATTTTTTCAACGTCGACGTTTTTGTTTTCGGCAGGATCGACCAATATACACGACAACCATCTGTTTGAAAAGCTGTTTTCCATTTCCGGTTGGAATTTGACATTGTAGCCAATATTATTTTTATCTTGAAAGTATTTATTGTAAGTTTCAAAAATTTTTCTTTTTTGTTCTACGCGTTTATCAAGAATTTGCATTTGTCCTCTTCCAATAGCAGCTAAAACATTACTCAGGCGATAATTGTAACCTATGTTTGAGTGTTGGTAATGTGGAGCTTGGTCACGGGCTTGAGTAGCAAGGAAGCGAGCTTTTTTTACGTATTCTTCGTTATTGCTTAGCAAAGCACCGCCACCACTTGTGGTTATAATTTTGTTTCCGTTGAAACTAAGAATAGAAATATCCGAAAAAGAGCCGCATTTTTTGTTATTGTACGAAGAACCCAATGCTTCGGCTGCATCTTCAACAATAGGTATGTTATAACTATTAGCTATGGCGATTATTTCGTCCATTTTAGCAGGCATTCCGTATAGATGTACAGGTATAATAGCCTTTGGTAGAGTTGGTTTGCCATTGATTTTTCCTGTAATGCTGTCCCTAATTGCCATTTCAAGGAAGTCAGGATTCATGTTCCAGGTTTCATTTTCTGAATCGATAAATACAGGAGTGGCGCCCAAGTATGCTATTGGATTTGCTGAGGCAGAGAAGGTCATACTTTGGCAAATAACAATATCACCTGGTTTTACGCCAAGTATAATTAGTGCCAGATGTATGGCTGAGGTTCCGGAGCTAAGTGCTGCTGCGTGTTTAACGCCGGTATAGTTTTGTAAATCTATTTCAAAACCATCGACCATAGGTCCTAATGGAGCAATCCAATTACTTTCAAATACTTCTATTACATTTTCCAATTCCTCTCCACCCATGTGTGGAGAAGATAACCAAATTCTACTTTTATTTGTACTCATATATTTTAATGTATATTTTAGTTCAGCATATAACCGCCGTCTATAACAATGTTTGTGCCTGTCATCCACTTTGTTGCGTCTGATAGTAGGTAAATAGCAGTATAGGCGACCTCTTCGGGGAAACCATTTCGTTTGAGTGGTGTTTTTTGTCGGTACATATCTAGTTGACCTTCAATAAAAAGTCCATCGTTTAAAATAGGAGTTTCAATAATTCCTGGGCAAATGGAATTAACTCGGTAGTTTGGAGCCAAATCTAAAGCCATACCTTTTATAAGTCCGTTAATGGCACCTTTTGAAGCCGAATATAAAGCACCTCCAACCATTGATAAATAAACGCCCGACAAAGAAGAAATAAATACAATGGAAGAATTTCTCTTCAATTTTTTCTTTTTAATAATACCTTGTGTCAGTAGAGTAGGGGCTTTGAAATTGTTATCCATCATAAAGTCTATACTCTTTTCACTAACAAATTGAAATGGTAGCGGGTCGCTAACGCCGGCACAATTTACCAAGCCGTCGATAATTTGCAGTTCGTCAATTAGCTTATTTCTATCTTCTTCGGAAGTTAAATCAGCTATAACACTACTATGTTGATTACCATCCATCATCGATAAAGTCTGATTGAGCCGTTCGGCATTTCTACCGGTAATAGTGAGAGTAGCACCAAGTTTAGAACATTCGACAGCAATGGCTCTACCTATCCCCGATGAGGCACCTGTAACCAAAAAGTGCTTATCTTTTATAGAAAATGGATTGTTAGTTGAGGGCATTTTTGTGTAATCATAGATTTAAAATGTAAATATAGTGGTGTTTGTCTAATCAACAAAATTTATACATTTATGCAATTGGAATGCAGACATGTATGAAATCGATGGTTTTGTCTGTTTTTTTTGCTATTTATTAATTAATAGCAATATATTATCACTCTTTTTTTAATGATTTTAAAATCTCGCATCTGTTTCCCACCGCCAAAGAAAAATCTGGGATATTTTTTGTTACCACAGAGCCAGCTCCAATAATGCACCATTTACCTATTGTTACTCCAGGTATAATAGTACTACCAGCTCCTATCCATGTCCCTTCTCCTAATGTTACGTTTCCACAAAGTGCAGAATTAGGAGAGATATGCACGTAGTCCTTTACGATACAATCGTGGTCAACAGATGCTGACGTATTGATAATACAATGTTTCCCTATTTGACAAGATGATTGTATAACTACGTTCTGCATAACGACCGTTCCTTCACCAATGGATGAATGTTCAGAAACTATAGCAGATGGGTGGACGGCTTTACCATATTCAACTTCTAAACTTTCTGCTATTTTTTTTCTTGTTTTATTGTCGCCTACTGAAATAATTAAAGGAGAAATTACTCTGTCAGTCCTCAAAACAGGATAACTCAGCAATTCTTTAATAGTTTCGTTATCGTCAAATAATCCATGGACACCAACACCTTGTGCTGTTAGAATATCAATAATTACTTTCGCGTGTCCGCTTGCTCCGTACAAATACATGATGTTTACTTTTTTAGT
This sequence is a window from Lentimicrobiaceae bacterium. Protein-coding genes within it:
- a CDS encoding nucleoside-diphosphate sugar epimerase/dehydratase, with protein sequence MKGFLHDFFKKISGKIVPRWLVLFIDVVIVVFSSLFVNILLYSFYFYDLSNYCWFMTHNTVVISVSSIVGFLIIGTYKGIVRHSDINDSLKIIKALAIAITIEIVAYIYLNFLTNYNFNIDLSLTLIFITNVVIFVLLLVFRFSVKLTFHYFTKNNNGNQINIIIYGAGDAGRVTQKVINSAKDKSNLKVVGFVDASPKLQGKVINGVKIYSPSELNNELVEKLKIEEIIFAILNISEKERVEILNNLVNLNNVKVKEIPPLSSWLDKQLSLSKIKEIKINDLLERKEIKLNLEEIEAFIKDKVVFVTGAAGSIGSEIVRQISNFSPKRVVLIDQAETPLHELQLEMFKNCPDFYKIIDFQICSVSDSVMLKHIFDKYKPDIVYHAAAYKHVPMMESNPISAVTANIIGTYITASLAKEYNCDKFIMISTDKAVNPTNFMGATKRVAEIICQGINNDPNNKTKFIITRFGNVLGSNGSVIHLFKKQIKDGGPVTVTHKDIERYFMTIPEACQLVLQASAFGNGGNIFMFDMGKPVKIADLAHKMIKLSGHTPNGDIDIIYTGLRPGEKLTEEMLMKDENLIETPNEKIKLANLTPVEYVMVDNIMNSIYEAYNQFDTYQIVKKVKLIVPEYKSNNSVFEKIDEEIELERGSKI
- a CDS encoding exosortase/archaeosortase family protein; this encodes MKFKKLNKKQKRIIKDIVIFAILLFSFHYIYIFWSKNDYYPFQNQVNALFDKASVVVTKQSDWILTHIFKQPHTTEGIQITVDTVKGHTFTVEVSPGCTTLKQWLHWIFLMLLFPGPFKHKLWYIPLGLIAIHIANLIRITGLTLIVTQLPYHFAFFHNYIFKTFFYFVIFVMWLIWAEKIKRR
- a CDS encoding DegT/DnrJ/EryC1/StrS family aminotransferase, which produces MSTNKSRIWLSSPHMGGEELENVIEVFESNWIAPLGPMVDGFEIDLQNYTGVKHAAALSSGTSAIHLALIILGVKPGDIVICQSMTFSASANPIAYLGATPVFIDSENETWNMNPDFLEMAIRDSITGKINGKPTLPKAIIPVHLYGMPAKMDEIIAIANSYNIPIVEDAAEALGSSYNNKKCGSFSDISILSFNGNKIITTSGGGALLSNNEEYVKKARFLATQARDQAPHYQHSNIGYNYRLSNVLAAIGRGQMQILDKRVEQKRKIFETYNKYFQDKNNIGYNVKFQPEMENSFSNRWLSCILVDPAENKNVDVEKIRLALAEDNIESRPLWKPMHMQPVFESCSFFGNNTAEYLFNNGLCLPSDSKMTENDFDRVFSVLDRIFV
- a CDS encoding SDR family NAD(P)-dependent oxidoreductase, whose product is MPSTNNPFSIKDKHFLVTGASSGIGRAIAVECSKLGATLTITGRNAERLNQTLSMMDGNQHSSVIADLTSEEDRNKLIDELQIIDGLVNCAGVSDPLPFQFVSEKSIDFMMDNNFKAPTLLTQGIIKKKKLKRNSSIVFISSLSGVYLSMVGGALYSASKGAINGLIKGMALDLAPNYRVNSICPGIIETPILNDGLFIEGQLDMYRQKTPLKRNGFPEEVAYTAIYLLSDATKWMTGTNIVIDGGYMLN
- a CDS encoding acetyltransferase; translated protein: MYLYGASGHAKVIIDILTAQGVGVHGLFDDNETIKELLSYPVLRTDRVISPLIISVGDNKTRKKIAESLEVEYGKAVHPSAIVSEHSSIGEGTVVMQNVVIQSSCQIGKHCIINTSASVDHDCIVKDYVHISPNSALCGNVTLGEGTWIGAGSTIIPGVTIGKWCIIGAGSVVTKNIPDFSLAVGNRCEILKSLKKE